One Sulfolobus sp. S-194 DNA segment encodes these proteins:
- a CDS encoding metal-dependent transcriptional regulator gives MVKLSRRELSYLLSVKKYNDEGKPAKLSWISKDLNVSVASAYEEISHLESKGFLKKSDKGIFITDNGKRAIDSLLRAHRVIETFLVKIGLSPDQACNYTKQFDYSVPDEVIERIYEYLGKPEKCPHGENIPY, from the coding sequence ATTGTGAAACTATCAAGACGCGAGCTCTCATATTTATTGTCAGTAAAGAAATATAATGATGAAGGGAAGCCAGCAAAATTGTCATGGATTTCTAAAGATTTAAATGTAAGTGTAGCTAGTGCTTACGAAGAGATTTCGCATTTAGAGAGTAAAGGATTTTTAAAGAAATCTGACAAAGGTATCTTTATCACTGATAATGGAAAAAGAGCAATTGATTCTCTTTTGAGAGCTCATAGAGTTATTGAGACGTTCTTAGTTAAAATTGGTTTATCACCAGATCAAGCATGTAATTATACTAAGCAGTTTGACTACTCTGTACCGGATGAAGTTATAGAAAGAATTTATGAATATCTTGGTAAGCCAGAGAAATGCCCACATGGTGAAAATATTCCCTATTAA
- a CDS encoding sulfite exporter TauE/SafE family protein — protein MLELTFLQYVLSIIAGFLVGFSLGLIGGGGSILAIPLLLYFVGLAYLPGVNKNYIDHLVIGTTALAVGLNAYINAFIHWKKGNVRILEGIFFTLPGILGTYVGARVGLVVHGGLLLFLFGILMIVIAVMVFRGKDRPAISKTYPNGEPTKGLLQRVKLQRIIPIGFLVGFASGFFGIGGGFLIVPGLLFSTGICMIKAVGTSLISVGTFGVTGALTYALAGEIDPIISILYLLGGIAGGYVGAKIASSMPRGMLRKVFAIIIIAVAIYIMYQNYYAIASII, from the coding sequence ATGCTTGAGTTAACGTTTTTGCAATATGTTTTGTCAATCATTGCGGGCTTTTTAGTGGGTTTCAGTCTAGGGCTAATAGGTGGAGGAGGATCAATTTTAGCTATACCACTTTTATTATATTTCGTTGGTTTGGCTTATTTACCTGGTGTTAATAAAAACTATATTGATCATCTAGTGATAGGCACTACTGCTCTAGCTGTTGGTTTAAATGCATATATAAATGCTTTCATCCATTGGAAAAAAGGAAATGTTAGAATCTTAGAAGGTATTTTTTTCACTTTACCAGGAATTTTAGGAACTTACGTCGGTGCCAGAGTTGGGTTAGTAGTTCATGGAGGGCTTTTACTATTTTTGTTCGGAATTCTGATGATAGTAATAGCTGTTATGGTTTTTAGAGGAAAAGATAGACCAGCTATTTCCAAAACTTATCCTAATGGAGAACCTACTAAAGGGCTTTTGCAAAGAGTAAAATTGCAAAGAATTATTCCTATAGGATTCTTAGTTGGTTTCGCGTCTGGCTTTTTTGGTATAGGTGGAGGATTTTTAATTGTTCCTGGTTTACTATTTAGTACTGGAATATGTATGATAAAAGCTGTAGGAACTTCTTTAATCTCAGTAGGAACTTTTGGAGTTACTGGTGCTTTAACTTATGCATTAGCTGGTGAAATTGATCCAATAATTAGTATCTTATATCTACTCGGGGGTATTGCAGGTGGATATGTCGGTGCTAAGATTGCATCTAGCATGCCTAGAGGAATGTTAAGAAAAGTTTTTGCAATAATAATAATTGCGGTAGCTATCTATATAATGTATCAAAATTATTATGCAATCGCGTCAATAATTTAG
- the udg gene encoding type-4 uracil-DNA glycosylase has protein sequence MDSLEKIKEEVISCKKCKLWQFRINAVPGEGNPKAEIMFVGEAPGENEDKEGRPFVGAAGKLLTQLIKEILGLERDQVFITNVVKCRPPNNRDPEEEEIMACSPYLDRQIDIIMPKIIVTLGRHSTKYIFSKMGENFSSITKVRGKSYVWKYKEKEIIVFPTYHPAAALYNPNLRKILEEDFKKIKEIAITPKRYTIDYFLGGKNRSWDKREESDSNSSK, from the coding sequence ATGGATAGTTTAGAAAAAATAAAAGAAGAAGTTATCTCTTGTAAGAAGTGTAAATTATGGCAATTTAGAATCAATGCAGTACCAGGTGAGGGAAATCCAAAAGCCGAAATAATGTTTGTGGGAGAAGCACCAGGGGAAAATGAAGATAAAGAGGGAAGACCATTTGTAGGTGCAGCTGGTAAATTACTTACTCAGCTGATTAAAGAAATTTTAGGATTGGAAAGAGATCAAGTATTTATTACAAATGTAGTGAAATGTAGACCGCCAAATAATAGGGATCCAGAGGAAGAGGAGATCATGGCTTGTTCTCCCTATCTAGACAGGCAGATTGATATTATTATGCCAAAAATCATAGTAACTTTAGGGAGGCATTCTACAAAATATATTTTTAGTAAAATGGGCGAAAATTTTTCGTCTATAACAAAAGTTAGGGGTAAAAGCTATGTATGGAAATATAAGGAAAAAGAGATTATAGTTTTTCCAACATATCATCCTGCTGCAGCACTTTATAATCCTAATCTAAGGAAAATTCTTGAGGAAGATTTTAAGAAGATAAAAGAGATAGCGATAACCCCAAAAAGGTATACAATTGATTATTTTCTTGGTGGTAAGAATAGATCTTGGGATAAAAGGGAAGAAAGTGATAGTAACAGCAGCAAGTAA
- a CDS encoding SDR family oxidoreductase, which translates to MDLGIKGKKVIVTAASKGIGFATAKRFLEEGAKVVISSHDENNLRKAYERLKNLGEVNYILADLTKPSDVENLIKSGYSTLGGLDVLVYVTGSPKPGNLFELTNEDWINAFYLLLMSAVIAVREAGKLMKSGGRIILSTSMTLKEPLPNLDLSNVVRLSLAGLIKIAARELGEKGILVNGIMPGWTLTDRVDQLVKDRAKREGKSEEEIIRDIIKDVPLKRIGKPEEVANVILFLASELSTYVNGVLIPVDGGLIKATL; encoded by the coding sequence ATAGATCTTGGGATAAAAGGGAAGAAAGTGATAGTAACAGCAGCAAGTAAAGGGATAGGTTTTGCAACAGCTAAAAGATTTTTAGAAGAAGGTGCAAAAGTTGTTATATCTTCTCATGATGAGAATAATCTAAGGAAAGCTTATGAAAGACTAAAGAATCTCGGCGAAGTAAATTATATCTTAGCAGACTTAACAAAACCATCTGATGTTGAGAACCTAATAAAGTCTGGTTATAGTACTTTAGGCGGGCTGGATGTGTTAGTGTATGTTACTGGAAGTCCAAAACCAGGGAATTTGTTTGAATTAACAAATGAAGATTGGATTAATGCTTTTTATCTTCTTTTAATGAGTGCTGTTATAGCAGTAAGGGAAGCTGGGAAATTAATGAAAAGTGGTGGCCGGATTATTCTATCTACATCAATGACGTTAAAAGAACCTTTACCTAATTTGGACTTGTCTAACGTGGTTAGATTATCTTTAGCGGGATTAATTAAAATTGCAGCTAGAGAATTGGGAGAAAAAGGAATTTTGGTTAATGGAATAATGCCTGGCTGGACATTAACTGATAGGGTAGATCAATTAGTTAAGGATAGAGCTAAAAGGGAAGGTAAAAGTGAAGAGGAAATAATAAGGGATATTATCAAAGATGTTCCACTAAAGAGAATTGGAAAACCTGAAGAGGTAGCCAATGTTATTTTATTCTTAGCTTCTGAGCTTTCAACATACGTAAACGGTGTATTAATTCCAGTAGATGGTGGACTTATTAAGGCAACCCTTTAA